A single window of Dermochelys coriacea isolate rDerCor1 chromosome 14, rDerCor1.pri.v4, whole genome shotgun sequence DNA harbors:
- the SPATA20 gene encoding spermatogenesis-associated protein 20 isoform X2 produces the protein MTVFLRGGPAMATGGKSSQSSIHRYTNRLINEKSPYLLQHAHNPVDWYPWGQEAFDKSKKENKLIFLSVGYSTCHWCHVMEQESFKNKEIGKILNDNFVCIKVDREERPDVDKVYMTFVQATSSGGGWPMSVWLTPDLKPFVGGTYFPPEDGIYQVGFRTVLLRIADQWKQNKNALLENSQRIMSALLARAEIGIKGEDSPPPFPEVMARCFQQLSESYDEEYGGFSEFPKFPTPVNLNFLFTYWTLHRASPDGARALQMVLHTLKMMAYGGIHDHIAQGFHRYSTDQRWHVPHFEKMLYDQGQLAVVYARAFQISGDEFFADVAADILLYVSRDLSDRAGGFYSAEDADSYPTAKSKEKREGAFCVWMAEEIRCLLPEPVEGALEQKTLADVFMHHYGIKEGGNVSPAKDPHQELRGQNVLIVQYSLELTAARFGLGLEQLKTMLVKSRKRLCEARGHRPRPHLDTKMLASWNGLMISGFAQTGAILRKEEYVSRAELAADFLRGHLFDASSGRLLRSCYRGKSSSVEQSAVPIQGFLEDYVFVIQALFDLYEASLNQSWLEWAVQLQRKQDELFWDSKGFAYFSSEAGDSSLLLRLKDDQDGVEPSANSVAVGNLLRAACYSGNMEWVEKAGQILAAFSERLLKIPVALPEMAQATVAFHRTLKQVVICGAPEGEDTKDLLRCVHSVFAPNKVLMLADGDSTGFLYHHLPFLSSLERKDGKATAYLCENFACSLPVTSSQELRRLLLL, from the exons GACTGTGTTTCTGAGAGGGGGCCCAGCCATGGCCACAGGAGGGAAAAGCAGCCAATCTAGCATCCATCGTTACACCAACCGTCTGATTAACGAGAAGTCTCCCTACCTCCTCCAGCATGCCCACAATCCAGTGgactg gTACCCGTGGGGCCAGGAAGCCTTTGAtaaatcaaagaaagaaaataagctGATATTTCTGTCAG TCGGCTATTCCACCTGCCACTGGTGCCACGTGATGGAGCAGGAGTCCTTCAAGAACAAAGAGATCGGCAAGATTCTGAACGACAACTTTGTGTGCATAAAAGTGGATCGTGAGGAGCGACCAGATGTGGATAAAGTTTACATGACCTTTGTGCAG GCCACCAGCAGTGGAGGGGGCTGGCCAATGAGTGTGTGGCTGACTCCTGACCTCAAACCCTTTGTAGGTGGGACATATTTCCCTCCTGAAGACGGAATTTACCAAGTCGGCTTTCGGACGGTGCTTCTCCGAATTGCTGATCAG TGGAAGCAGAACAAAAATGCCCTTTTGGAGAATAGCCAGAGGATTATGTCAGCACTGCTGGCAAGGGCTGAGATCGGCATCAAAGGGGAAGATTCGCCCCCACCTTTTCCAGAGGTGATGGCCAGGTGTTTCCAGCAGCTGTCTGAATCATATGATGAGGAATATGGTGGCTTTTCAGAGTTTCCAAAGTTCCCCACGCCAG TTAATTTAAATTTCCTGTTCACATACTGGACCCTACACCGGGCATCCCCTGATGGCGCACGGGCCTTGCAGATGGTGCTGCACACTCTCAAGATGATGGCCTATGGTGGGATTCATGATCACATTGCTCAG GGATTCCATCGCTACTCCACTGACCAGAGATGGCATGTTCCTCATTTTGAGAAGATGCTGTATGATCAGGGGCAGCTAGCTGTGGTCTATGCCAGGGCGTTTCAG ATTTCTGGCGATGAATTCTTTGCCGATGTTGCTGCGGACATTCTGCTCTATGTCTCCCGCGATCTGAGTGACAGG GCTGGAGGGTTCTACAGCGCAGAGGACGCAGACTCCTACCCGACGGCCAAGTCCAAAGAGAAGCGGGAGGGGGCCTTCTGTGTATGGATGGCAGAGGAAATACGGTGCCTCCTTCCAGAGCCTGTGGAAGGGGCCTTGGAACAGAAGACTCTGGCAGATGTGTTCATGCATCACTATGGGATTAAGGAAGGTGGGAACGTGAGCCCAGCGAAG GACCCGCACCAGGAGCTGAGGGGACAGAACGTGCTGATTGTGCAGTATTCCCTGGAGCTGACGGCAGCCAGGTTCGGGCTGGGCCTGGAACAGCTCAAGACGATGCTGGTGAAGAGCAGAAAGCGACTCTGCGAAGCCCGGGGTCACCGACCACGCCCGCATCTGGACACCAAGATGCTGGCATCCTGGAATG GCCTGATGATCTCGGGCTTCGCTCAGACTGGGGCAATCCTCCGCAAGGAGGAGTACGTCAGCCGGGCTGAGCTGGCTGCTGACTTCCTGCGAGGCCACCTGTTCGATGCCAGCAGCGGCAGGCTGCTGCGGAGCTGCTACCGGGGCAAAAGCAGCtcggtggagcagag TGCTGTTCCCATTCAGGGTTTCCTGGAGGATTATGTCTTTGTGATCCAGGCTCTCTTTGACCTTTACGAGGCCTCGCTGAACCAGAGCTGGCTAGAGTGGGCCGTGCAGCTCCAGCGCAAACAAGACGAGCTCTTCTGGGACTCCAAAGGCTTTGCGTATTTCTCCAGCGAGGCTGGGGACTCTTCTCTGCTCCTCCGCTTGAAGGATG ATCAAGATGGCGTGGAGCCCAGCGCCAACTCCGTGGCCGTTGGTAACCTGCTCAGGGCAGCCTGTTACTCCGGCAACATGGAGTGGGTGGAGAAAGCCGGGCAGATCCTGGCTGCCTTCTCGGAGAGGCTGCTGAAGATCCCTGTGGCCCTGCCAGAGATGGCCCAAGCCACCGTGGCCTTTCACCGCACTCTCAAACAG GTCGTTATCTGCGGCGCCCCAGAAGGAGAAGATACTAAAGATCTGCTCCGCTGTGTCCACTCCGTCTTCGCTCCAAACAAG
- the SPATA20 gene encoding spermatogenesis-associated protein 20 isoform X3: MATGGKSSQSSIHRYTNRLINEKSPYLLQHAHNPVDWYPWGQEAFDKSKKENKLIFLSVGYSTCHWCHVMEQESFKNKEIGKILNDNFVCIKVDREERPDVDKVYMTFVQATSSGGGWPMSVWLTPDLKPFVGGTYFPPEDGIYQVGFRTVLLRIADQWKQNKNALLENSQRIMSALLARAEIGIKGEDSPPPFPEVMARCFQQLSESYDEEYGGFSEFPKFPTPVNLNFLFTYWTLHRASPDGARALQMVLHTLKMMAYGGIHDHIAQGFHRYSTDQRWHVPHFEKMLYDQGQLAVVYARAFQISGDEFFADVAADILLYVSRDLSDRAGGFYSAEDADSYPTAKSKEKREGAFCVWMAEEIRCLLPEPVEGALEQKTLADVFMHHYGIKEGGNVSPAKDPHQELRGQNVLIVQYSLELTAARFGLGLEQLKTMLVKSRKRLCEARGHRPRPHLDTKMLASWNGLMISGFAQTGAILRKEEYVSRAELAADFLRGHLFDASSGRLLRSCYRGKSSSVEQSAVPIQGFLEDYVFVIQALFDLYEASLNQSWLEWAVQLQRKQDELFWDSKGFAYFSSEAGDSSLLLRLKDDQDGVEPSANSVAVGNLLRAACYSGNMEWVEKAGQILAAFSERLLKIPVALPEMAQATVAFHRTLKQVVICGAPEGEDTKDLLRCVHSVFAPNKVLMLADGDSTGFLYHHLPFLSSLERKDGKATAYLCENFACSLPVTSSQELRRLLLL, encoded by the exons ATGGCCACAGGAGGGAAAAGCAGCCAATCTAGCATCCATCGTTACACCAACCGTCTGATTAACGAGAAGTCTCCCTACCTCCTCCAGCATGCCCACAATCCAGTGgactg gTACCCGTGGGGCCAGGAAGCCTTTGAtaaatcaaagaaagaaaataagctGATATTTCTGTCAG TCGGCTATTCCACCTGCCACTGGTGCCACGTGATGGAGCAGGAGTCCTTCAAGAACAAAGAGATCGGCAAGATTCTGAACGACAACTTTGTGTGCATAAAAGTGGATCGTGAGGAGCGACCAGATGTGGATAAAGTTTACATGACCTTTGTGCAG GCCACCAGCAGTGGAGGGGGCTGGCCAATGAGTGTGTGGCTGACTCCTGACCTCAAACCCTTTGTAGGTGGGACATATTTCCCTCCTGAAGACGGAATTTACCAAGTCGGCTTTCGGACGGTGCTTCTCCGAATTGCTGATCAG TGGAAGCAGAACAAAAATGCCCTTTTGGAGAATAGCCAGAGGATTATGTCAGCACTGCTGGCAAGGGCTGAGATCGGCATCAAAGGGGAAGATTCGCCCCCACCTTTTCCAGAGGTGATGGCCAGGTGTTTCCAGCAGCTGTCTGAATCATATGATGAGGAATATGGTGGCTTTTCAGAGTTTCCAAAGTTCCCCACGCCAG TTAATTTAAATTTCCTGTTCACATACTGGACCCTACACCGGGCATCCCCTGATGGCGCACGGGCCTTGCAGATGGTGCTGCACACTCTCAAGATGATGGCCTATGGTGGGATTCATGATCACATTGCTCAG GGATTCCATCGCTACTCCACTGACCAGAGATGGCATGTTCCTCATTTTGAGAAGATGCTGTATGATCAGGGGCAGCTAGCTGTGGTCTATGCCAGGGCGTTTCAG ATTTCTGGCGATGAATTCTTTGCCGATGTTGCTGCGGACATTCTGCTCTATGTCTCCCGCGATCTGAGTGACAGG GCTGGAGGGTTCTACAGCGCAGAGGACGCAGACTCCTACCCGACGGCCAAGTCCAAAGAGAAGCGGGAGGGGGCCTTCTGTGTATGGATGGCAGAGGAAATACGGTGCCTCCTTCCAGAGCCTGTGGAAGGGGCCTTGGAACAGAAGACTCTGGCAGATGTGTTCATGCATCACTATGGGATTAAGGAAGGTGGGAACGTGAGCCCAGCGAAG GACCCGCACCAGGAGCTGAGGGGACAGAACGTGCTGATTGTGCAGTATTCCCTGGAGCTGACGGCAGCCAGGTTCGGGCTGGGCCTGGAACAGCTCAAGACGATGCTGGTGAAGAGCAGAAAGCGACTCTGCGAAGCCCGGGGTCACCGACCACGCCCGCATCTGGACACCAAGATGCTGGCATCCTGGAATG GCCTGATGATCTCGGGCTTCGCTCAGACTGGGGCAATCCTCCGCAAGGAGGAGTACGTCAGCCGGGCTGAGCTGGCTGCTGACTTCCTGCGAGGCCACCTGTTCGATGCCAGCAGCGGCAGGCTGCTGCGGAGCTGCTACCGGGGCAAAAGCAGCtcggtggagcagag TGCTGTTCCCATTCAGGGTTTCCTGGAGGATTATGTCTTTGTGATCCAGGCTCTCTTTGACCTTTACGAGGCCTCGCTGAACCAGAGCTGGCTAGAGTGGGCCGTGCAGCTCCAGCGCAAACAAGACGAGCTCTTCTGGGACTCCAAAGGCTTTGCGTATTTCTCCAGCGAGGCTGGGGACTCTTCTCTGCTCCTCCGCTTGAAGGATG ATCAAGATGGCGTGGAGCCCAGCGCCAACTCCGTGGCCGTTGGTAACCTGCTCAGGGCAGCCTGTTACTCCGGCAACATGGAGTGGGTGGAGAAAGCCGGGCAGATCCTGGCTGCCTTCTCGGAGAGGCTGCTGAAGATCCCTGTGGCCCTGCCAGAGATGGCCCAAGCCACCGTGGCCTTTCACCGCACTCTCAAACAG GTCGTTATCTGCGGCGCCCCAGAAGGAGAAGATACTAAAGATCTGCTCCGCTGTGTCCACTCCGTCTTCGCTCCAAACAAG